Genomic segment of Gavia stellata isolate bGavSte3 chromosome 10, bGavSte3.hap2, whole genome shotgun sequence:
gtcctGTGCGTTGGGGTCAGCATGAGCATTCAGAAGCATCTCTACCATTATTATGTCTcccctttcagcagcaaaatgtAAAGGTGATTTTGACTGCTTATCCTTAACATTAACATTGGCTTTATGGTGCAACAGCTGTTGGGCAACATCAGTGTTACCTCTTTGACTTGCAATATGCAGGGGAGTAACAAACTCTTTAGTGACAGCATTAATTTTGGCCCCAGCATTAACTAAAAGGCCAACTAATGCTCCTTTATTATGAAATGCAGCGACATGGAGCGGGGTTTCATTGGCTTGGTTCATAAGGTTAACTTCCATCCCATTGCGCAGAAGCAGATTTGTGATGGAAGCAGCCCCAGCTTGAACTGCCAAATGCAAAGCTGTGTCTGAAGCAGGAGTCCTTATTCCAAAGCTTGCTCCCTTTTCGATTAGAACTTCTGCTGATTCGGCTTTGCCTGTTTCACACGCCAGGAGTAAAGGAGTGTACTGCATTTCATTGTAGGCGTTTATATCTGTACCTTTGTCAATTAAAGCTGCTACAACACCATGCAGATTTTTCTGTACAGCTCTAAAAAGAGCTGATTCCATTATCTCAAACGACAAATCTTTAGAATATTCTAGTAGTATTTTGAAGATGGATGGGTGGTTGCTGTTGAAGGCTCTTTCGGCCATGTTGGAATCAACACTGGCTCCGGCTTCTAGCAGTacttttgcagtattttcagaCCCCTGAGAAACAGCATAACTGAGAGCAGTCTGTCCTCTTTCATCCTTTCCATCAGTGGAGGCACCAGccttcaaaagcatttttgccAGTCCACTCTCATCTTTAAGAGCTGCCATGTGCAAAAAGTTGTGCTGGTTCCTGTAGCTTCTTGCCTCTTCTTTCAGGAACATCTTCAGTATGTGACTGTGGTTATTCCGCGCAGCCAAATGAAGTGGTGACTCGCCTTCCCTGTCCAAACTGTACACATAAGCACCACATCGGAGAAGCACTTTCACTGTATCACCATGGCCTTTCTCAGCAGCCCTGTGCAGTGgtgttcttcctttcttgtcCTTCACATCTGTCTTTGCACCTTTGCTGATCAAATATTCCATTATCGTTAGATGTCCTTTAGCAGCTGCAACATGCAGAAGTGTTTCACTTGAAGAGTTTAGTGCATTAATATCATTATCTTTCAATGTTTTCTCTAGCTCAGAAAGATCACCTTTAGCGACTGCATCAAAGATGCCAACATCAGCATGATCTTTTCTAGGGTTTGCTGCCCTTGAaagttgcatttcttttcctttcttcttaatAGCCcattcttgtttttttcttctaggactgtcttttttttcctggtgctgTTCACTGCTATTTTCAAACCAAACCTTGTCTTTTTCAAGTAAATATCCTACCAGTTGTCTTCTAGCATCTCCAATGCTTTCATTGACTTCACTGACGTATTTTCTCATCTTGCTATAAAGTTTTGGCTCCACTTGCTTTAAACATGGATAAAAAAAGAGCCTGCAGGCTCGTTCACCTTGAGAAATTAGTATGTCTAAAACTCGAGAGTTCTTTTCGGTTCGTGTCCTGTAGAAACTCATgaccatctttttttcttgggtaAAAATACCATTGTCTATCAGCCAGTTCAGAAGATGGTCTGGGTCGTTTATACCTTCCACGAGCTCTTCTTTTTTAGTCCTTAGCACTTCAATTGCATATGGATTTGTAAACAGGCTGGTTGAATGCATGATCATGTTGCTAATCACAAAGTGAATTGAGCTATTGTTTGATGCTTGAAGTTAAATATGAAATAGCAAAGCAGGCTCACCTCATTTCACACATTCTTGTCATAGAACTATGAACCAACAACCGTTGTAGTTCAGTGATAAATCTTTAAAGAATGAGAAAGAACTCAAAACTCCCTCACCTTTGGTTTTCTAGTTGTTAGAAGTCCTTTGATCTTCTCTGTTCTTCCTTAGCAACAAGTGAAGTTTAATAACAAACCAAAAATCTGTGATATGTAAAGGTATTCCACTTGGAAGACTTCTTCCAGATTTTTTACGCATgattagggagaaaaaaatgtttttgtgagtCTGATATTTGGATAGAAGATATTGTTTATCGAGTTCCTCTGTTCCTCTGCCCAAGCTGTTTTTTGTAGGTGCCTAATTGACCAGTCTATTAAACatgacaaaagaaaattcacagcATAGTTACTGTTGCCATGATTACATACCTTGTATGATCTTAAATGAAAGAGTACACAGTGCCAGCTACGTAGGTGAAAGCCCTataatgtaatgaaataaaaacataaagacCTAGATAAAAATGAACTGTATAAGCAGCTAGTTATAAAAAGTGATCCAGCCTTTCTAATATGAGTTACAACTTCATTCTATGAGGTATATTTAACTTAAAGGCTATGTAGCTTGTCATTCCTGCTGTAACCTGGAGTCTGTCTGGAACTTAATTCTTTTACATGAGGTGGATCAAGACATGTGATTCAGTATGCAACATTTAAAGTATAATTAAATAGAGCTTCAAATCTGTGAATATGTATAGTCTTCAATATGGGTGTAGGACCTTTGGATCTAGCTGTAATTAACTTAACTTATTGGTGTTAAAATTCCATatggagagaaggaaataaaataataatcatctATGCATTTTGAAACCAATTGAGAGAGAAATTGAGATTACAGAGTTCTGCAAGAGCTAGAAGTAAAATGAGCTGAAAAGCTGACAGCTTGACCTTATTTAAGCGAATGGGAAATTTTGCCATCTGTTTCTTAGTTCAGTGCCCTTTCTGTTGGGTCCTGCTGCCCTTGCACGTATTTTCTTTAATAGTATGTACAATGTGACTGataagatttttaatttttttatgttgacTTTAGTTTTATAAGTAAGATCGCAAAGCttagtctattaaaaaaaaaaaaaaaaagatttattgaAGAAATAGCCAGGAAAGGCAAgacttttaatatatattttgaaaggCAGCCAGTTACCAAGTCAGCAAATTTGACAGCGAATTTAAGAGCCCAATAATTCCTCTGAAATGCAAAGAAGGGCACTAGACCAAGAATAGCAAAACCTTTGTTATTTAGTTAATGATTGTTAACGCATAACATGGAAAACTATGGTTTATTGTAGGGAGTCAGGAGGTCTGAATTGTGTTCCTAAATCTGCTGTTGACTCGGTCTGTGATCTGCAAATTATTTAGTATTCAGATTTGCCTTAACAAAGTACTGAAGCTCTATCCCTGTCTCGAGTAAATTAATAGCCCTTACTTAAAGTTTGGTGAAATGGGATCTTTATGTCATCATTATTGTTCCCATGCAAAACAGAGATAGTGATACTTGATTACTTTCACAGGAAAGTTTTGAGTCCTGGCAACGGAAAATGTTACGTGAGCAGTATCATTGATACAGGCAGCATAAGAATTTTGGAACTCCTGgaaaatttaaaaccagaatttgtGATATTCTTTAAGAGTCTATTAGTATGGTGATAGTTTCCTAGTGTTCTGAATACAGAAATTTTACTAGTAAACAGTACAAATGAAAGGGTGCAGTACTCCTAACTGGCCTTGAGGAGGAACATTTGAACAATATATGCAGGCAGCATCTCTTTCAGAGCCACTGTGGGACTTGGTTTTGGGGAAATACTACGCAGCAAATGACTTGTTACTAGATGCAAATCACAGTcttcaaaatataattttgcatttaaaaaaaaaagtgcttcattataaGTATGTGACTTATGACAAAATTCTGTATTAAAACAAGAATCACATTTGACAAGAAAATTTTGGAAGTTTGTTGTATGGATTTGTTTTTAGAAATTACGTTTTTaaagcctttattttttaattagtattttaacTACTTTTAGAATTAAGCCTTTGTTCCAACAATGACTTCACAAAAAGATTAAAACCCCAAACAGTTGAGAAGAGATTCAGAACTGGCTATTTGAAGCATGCTTTTTGTTTATATCTTTTTAACTTATTAAGTCTATTTATTTGACATATAAATGACAtacaaagaagggaaaattaTAAAGGTTCCACACCTCTTCTCCTTTAATTAAGTGCATGAGACCACAAACACGTGGGATCACCAGGAAgctcttcattaaaaataggaaTGGCAAAATTTAGTATTACTAAAGatctaagaaaagaaataagttGGAGAGAAGAAGAGGCGAATCTTTGgccttctttgtttcttttgcatttatttgttgTCTGAGGGGCgtaaggtgatttttttttttcttgctaagTACTTCACAGGccacttttatttctgctggCTTCTTTAGCTCCCCATATCCAAGCACTGTTCCTTATTAggttattttgaaaagaaaatgatggGTTTTGCTTCTGTCTTCTTTGTCAGATAGCACTTAAGGATCTTTGTGTTCAGCAGTATGGATGTATAGCAGATCAGCTTATATGCTTTGAGGAAATTTTATGTTTTACTCTAGAAGGTCTCAGTAAAAATTTCTGATTGGTACTATTGCAGGTTCAGCTTCAACAGTGTCATGAGAGAAACTTCACGCTGTAGGTGTGCTGATTGTATTTTAATTGTGTTGTCAAGAAGCCTGTGGTGAGTAGATTGTCATGAcatagaaatactgaaaatgttcACATAGACCACTTAAGCTCTAATATCCTTGTTAAATGCAGAAGTAAGACTGCGTTTATGTAAGATGACATTAATTCAGGTAGATCTATGTATACTTGGCACTGACTTTGTGGGAGGATATCAGTTGAAAACAACACGGTAGAGTTTAGAGCAGGCCTTAAAAAGGGCGGGTGATGCTATTGATAGGAAAGATCCCTGTTTGGGCCTCTGCTGACTAAGTGTCCGTATAGGGAACTGTTTTAACCCAGCTGTAGCTGGGAGGCTTGAGCCGGTTATTTCTGACATGCAATCTCAGTTTTGCTACTAACTTGTGTCCTTGGGCGAATCACTTAATCTCTGTGCCCTGTTTAcacaagcattaaaaaaggaaatttttttctacctcACAGACATGTCCTAAGTGTTTATTAACGTTGGTGCAGTGCTTTGAAGTTACAGAGTGCTTTGAAGTTTTTGTCCTTTGAAGTATTGTTTTCTGAGTTCTCAAAGatgaacatttatttcttaaattaacACGTGCCCATGTTTTCCAGCTTATTTTATGTTGCTATGTCATCACCACatatacatttaattttctctcttttaatttctcagagATGAAAGCAACCCAAACTGCACCTTGCTTGTTGCTAAACGCAGAGGTGAGGTGCCGGGGCCCTGGGAGTGAGGAACCTGCAGAGGTCACCAGTCCTCCACCGAGGCTTTCCCACTCGGCGCCTGGAGCCTGCAGCTGTGGTTACCGTCTTCTGCTGAAACGCCATGTAATGCAACTGAATGACTTCCAGTAACTTCTTATGTTCTCTGGGGCATTTTCTTGATAAAACTGATGGAAAGCCAAACATTAATAACATGGTTTCACTCACCgtgatatttttatgtttccCAATGTGtactttaatttcatttaagaCAATTGTTTGCAGTAATGCCAACTGTTCATTGGGAATGTATCTCACTGTAGAATAACTAGTCTGTAAGAGATAATAAAGCCAACATCATTGTCTAAACATCATAAGGAATGGAGAAATATATCTGGATAATCAAAGCATTCTCATTAATAAACATGGCTCAGGAATAAAGCTTGGTTTTGGATAAGCAGAAATCTAAGTGTGGCCTAGCTGGTTGAGGTTGAACTTTATTTAGGTATAGCTAGATTGAGAAACAGCAGTGTTAGAAGTGTTCATGGTGATGATTAGGGCGTACTTGACTTACTATAACACTGGAAGAGAAGTTGACTAGTCAGAATGTctgcaagagagagaaaatgtagTGCTTAGTTTTGCCCAAAGATTAACTGCAGTGAATTAGGGAAGTCAAAAGGGGAGCTTCAGCACTGAGTGATCTTGTTTGTGTTAGTCATATTTCTGGAGAGAGTAGTCTTGGGACCTTCCCGGTGCTGAGAAATCTCTACCCTGGCTGGTATTTAAATATGAGGTGTTCCCTAGAGCAGTGCCGTCCTCTGAGTGGTAGTGGCACACATAGAACATGCGTATCATCAGGggcctgctgcagggaggggaaagcTGAACTGTCCAGTCTCATGTTTGGCATCTCAGACTAGCACACTGGGCTCCCATCTTACCCTCTCTGCAACTTATGCGTTGGCAGGGCATAAGCACCCCTGCAGAATCCTGTGCCAGGCCCTATTCTTGAAGGAGGTACCTCACAAAAGGCACAGCTTCACAGCTTTGTCCACTATTCATGGATGCTTTCAAAATACTAAGTAATAGTACAACAGCTGATACAATAATTCAAGTATTTTATTCAATTTCCGATAAAAGTCACAATGTTATCCCAACACTATAGTACTATTTCCTcaagtaaaaacaaattaacatcGTATTAAGCGCTGCACCCGTACAATGcgaaatgttcttttttccgCAGATTAGTGTGTACTTTCATGAAGTTTCCAACCTGGGGTTATTGTAAATGGATAATACACATCTGCGAAGTGCCACTGATGGCTGTAAACGCTGAGAGAGCAGGCTGTCTATCTGGATCGAAGGAACGAGGCTTAGCGTATGTAACTCAGCCAAGGTGAGGATTCAGATGTTTTTCAGTTTACCATGCATGTATTAGTGAAGTTTAAGAAGAGTGACCAAACTGCTTAGAAACCATTTTTTGCCATTCAGGTTTTTGAATAATTAGatttaagtatttttccaaagttCTTCATGGAATTACTTGCCAGGTATTTTTCTGAGAAGCTGCGTAGTGAAggtagaaggaaagaaagctttcttGTTTGGTTTCACAGAGCTAAGGAAAAGCAATGTTCTTGTTTCAGagcataataaataaaataaatgttggtttgaaacaaacagaaaaatgttactaatgatataatgaaataatacatATTTAGTTACTGTCATTTTCATAGTGCAAagtaaaaaaaggtattaaCATTTTTGTGTCTAAGTGGTGAGTATTACTAGCTATTTGTTTCTATACATACTTATTCTGCAGAATTGTTTACTGTCACaagctttatttaaatttaagaacTACTTTGCTATTAATCTACTGACACTAATATTGATTTTACTCATGAGGAGGTACCATTTTCCAGTTCATTGCCTTAAAGTTGTATCAGCGTCATGATTTTTgtaataattataattttagAAGTTTAAATGTGTCCTTTCAGACCAACGCTAATAGAAAGCAGTTATGGCAAAATGCTAGCCCTCATATCATTAGCATAAAATCTAAATGATGTAAAAGTATTGAGTTACTAAATGCTGAGGCAGCTTCAAGGATCAGCAAAACCAAATGGAGAGAGGGCCAGGGTTTTTCTCCAAAAtgggcagattttttttccattttaaaccaAACAAGCCCTTGTGGTTTTGAGTCAGGAACATACACTCTGTCAGTGAAATCTTACAGAAGGAAATACTTTACAGAACCTAATCTTAACTGTTGAAGACCAAGATCCTTGTTACATCCCCTGTACTCATCGGGCTAACCTTACTGGCAGCATTACTCCCAGAAGGTGAATACAGTGGTGCCACTAGATCTCCCACAGAAGCCTTTTGGCCAAATTTGCTTTGTAGATGTACAGTAAATTGTGAAAAACTATTCTGAATTTACACCAGTACGCAAGCAGAATTTTGTTCTTACTGATTATAAAATGCTGTAGATATGAATAGACTAATGTGactttgaaaggaaataatgttcTGCCACATCATAAACCAGTTTTCATTGCTGTTATTTATTAAGTTAGATGTCAAGCATCAGACATAGTACAGACATTTACCTAAACAATGTCTTGCTAATGAAGTCTCCACACACACTCTTTGAAATTTTGCCCTCTCTGAGGAATCCATTTACAGTGAAGTGtgtataaattttatttattacgTCAAAAGAATTTTCGAGTCTATTTATTTTAGTTccacagctgtttttttctgaacttgAAGAAATATAAAACTTATTTCAATTCAGTGTGGAAAACTATATCagtattttttgttctgttatgaaaaattatgttaTAATTACTGAATAAAATGCAGTATGTCTTCTGAGTGAATGATGATAAGCTTTAGTTTCTAAAGCTTACCACCATCTTTTTGCTTACCACCAGCAGCAAAAAGATACTGTAGTCTTGCAAGTGGGAGAACAGGTAGTAGTGAGTAGAGGCTCACTTAATTCCCTCTTTAAATCTACTAGAGGGCAACTGAAACAGTTGGGCCTGACTGAGTCTAATTGGTCTTCCTGATAGACTTCTTGTAATACAACAGGGAGGATTCCCTGCATCTGTTGCCTTCTCCACAGCTGTCACTTCAGGCCTCCATaagctttacttttttctttttttccttaatattctagctttgtttcttgtttatctGTCTGTTTACCTTGAAAATGGTTCCTGTGTTCCCTGCTCTCTGAGCTTGGAAAGGTGGCTATTACATTGCGAGTCCTTCAGGTTTTACTTATTGCCGTAGTTTTACAGAAGACTGATAACAATTagcaccatttaaaaaaatcctgtgcaAGCTTATTTGTGACCCTTGAGTGACTGTAATTCCTACATTACTTCTTTGCTTCTCAATTTTTCAATAGCATTGTTCACTGCTGTATGGAAAAGCAAGGCAGCTCAGGATTGAGAAAGATTGCCTGGCAGTGCTGGTTTAGCTTGTcttcattactttttctttgtctAGAATTTTATATTTAGAGAAGAAGTAAGTTGATTTTGGTTATTTCGTATTAAATGACTAAAATACAACTGTCATTTAAATTCTACTTTTCTTACTATTCAGATATCTATTACCAGTACATCTTCACTATTCTGTCTAAGTCTCCCTATCTATAGCACTTTCATAGTCTTTAGACAATTCAAATTACTCAAGGGTCTTGCTTgtaaccactttttttttttaaattggtattttttccttccttgttctGGAAAAAGATATGGaagcatttaattattttttttttcctggttacCTTTATGATCATTCATTTGTACTCCATCCTGATCAACTAGTTAAAATCATCTTGGATTTTTGCTTGCATTCAGTTTATGTTTGTTGTACATCAAAATGGAATTTAACTTTCCTAATGTAGCAATGCTAGAAAATCATAGGCATGtaattgtttctttcttattAGTGTTTTAATCTGTTCACAATTCTGTAACTTGGTGAGTAGCTTTTGTTCCGTTTCacagtatttctcatttctagAGGGTTTTCTGAGGCATGTAGAGTTGATTCTTTCACATGTTACCTCCTCTTTCCAGTTCTGAAAGCTTCTCCTGTCTTCTGTTTGAATCTGCTGGCTTTGACTGACTATCTTGGTTCCCCCAGAATGTATGCGTCTTCTTGTCTGTCAGGATCTGGATTCCTGCACCTCGCATTAGTTCCAATTCAGCAAAGTATGTAATTATACAACTAACTATAGAGAGGTGCCTCAGCGGAGTGTAAGTTTTACTCCCAGAAACTTTAGTAGGACATTAGCACCTCCcatcttcttctgaattctgaaTTATGCCTTAGCATTAAGGAATTGATTAATTGGAACACTGAATCAGGACCTCAGCTATTCTCCTGTCTGTCTGACTCCGTGAGAAATACCCTTGCTGATTTGGATAGCTCCCTAAATCACAAAGTCCTGACAACTCCTCCAGATTCATGGTGTTTGCTTTCCTTGGCATATCCCAAAACATCCTTCTCTGTTCAGCTGCACCTGTGATGTTCCAGCAGCTCTCTTTGTTCCCAAGCCATTATGTCTTCCTACTCAAATTTCCATTCAGAGAGTGATTCATGCAGCAGGGGAAAGGCATGACCTAGCTGCCCCCTCAGTTTCCATCGCTTTGCAAATCATGTGCAGTCTCATCTGAACTGGAGCTTTCATTTCAGACTTCTCTATTCCCGTTCCTGGAACTAATTCTTTTATTCCTAACTCCTGAAGTCCGCACTGTGAGGAGAGAAATGTTTGCTGcataaagaaacttttttttttaaaactagctTTGGTCACAGGAGAATTGAAAACACATCAGCATaggttttctttcccctggGAATGCCTTTTCTCAGAGCAGATGAATACATATGGTTGTTACCTGTGCCGTAGCTACTCTGTGGACAAAGCACAAGCTTGACTCATTATActagcatcctttttttttaataatagctTTCATACTCTGAATGTTTGGTTCTGATGTCTGGCTGGAGAGAATCGCACACCTCCACCAACAGTCTTTACAAGAGCCGCATGCTCTTCAGTCATTCTTTCTAATGCTTTTGATGTTTTCCATTGCCCCCTGTACTACTTTCCTCTTCATCCTTTGAATATTACTACCTTATGCCCTTTTGAGTCTCCTCTTCCACCATTATTTCTCTATCATCAAGCCACTCATTTACAACTTCTGTCTCCTTTATGGTGCAGTAGAAGCATTCCCTATTTGAGAAAGtttttaaggtttatttttgttgtttttttttcccttgcctaAACAGCAGTTCTGGGTTTACAAAACTCTCAGGGTTAAATTGTGTTCTCTGAGACTTCTGGGACTCCTGCCAGGTGACATGGAAGATCCTGAAGAGACATCTACACCCATTGTAGTCTACCTGTAGGTATATTTTCTGCTGTTACCGTTCTCAGTGAAGCAAACTCTTTGG
This window contains:
- the LOC104258595 gene encoding CARD- and ANK-domain containing inflammasome adapter protein; the encoded protein is MHSTSLFTNPYAIEVLRTKKEELVEGINDPDHLLNWLIDNGIFTQEKKMVMSFYRTRTEKNSRVLDILISQGERACRLFFYPCLKQVEPKLYSKMRKYVSEVNESIGDARRQLVGYLLEKDKVWFENSSEQHQEKKDSPRRKKQEWAIKKKGKEMQLSRAANPRKDHADVGIFDAVAKGDLSELEKTLKDNDINALNSSSETLLHVAAAKGHLTIMEYLISKGAKTDVKDKKGRTPLHRAAEKGHGDTVKVLLRCGAYVYSLDREGESPLHLAARNNHSHILKMFLKEEARSYRNQHNFLHMAALKDESGLAKMLLKAGASTDGKDERGQTALSYAVSQGSENTAKVLLEAGASVDSNMAERAFNSNHPSIFKILLEYSKDLSFEIMESALFRAVQKNLHGVVAALIDKGTDINAYNEMQYTPLLLACETGKAESAEVLIEKGASFGIRTPASDTALHLAVQAGAASITNLLLRNGMEVNLMNQANETPLHVAAFHNKGALVGLLVNAGAKINAVTKEFVTPLHIASQRGNTDVAQQLLHHKANVNVKDKQSKSPLHFAAERGDIIMVEMLLNAHADPNAQDKEKKTPLHTAAVTGHLSIVKVLLAKKGRFGAKDMDGCTPMHYAAIKGNTEIVKILLTAGKNKNIDDRNIWRKTALHIAAEYGHSDLINLLLSYGAGINALDSSKDTPLHCACKAGHFNAANSLVNWSQGEKANLLAVNSLRKTPLQVAEFSKTENQAQIVTLLKRKMLITK